Part of the Solwaraspora sp. WMMA2065 genome is shown below.
CTCCAGCAGCCGGGCCGCCCCGGACGGGTCGCCGGACTCGAAGTACAGGTTCGCCCGGCGGTACTCCTCCAACAGATCCATGGCCGCCCCACCTTCCCGGTCGCGATCACCGACACCCTTGACGCTGGCACAACCACCGGCGGAATGCGACTGTTCCCGGACCGGACATCCGCCGGCCACCCAGCCAGCTTCGGGACGATCCGGCACAGACCAGTCAGGGTCGGAATGGTTTCAGGGATCGGACCGGTCACGCGGTCGGACCGGGTTCAGGGTCGGATCAGCGTCCAGGCCCGTACGCCGCCGACGATGCCGGCCGTGTTCGGCACCACCACCACGTCGTCGCCCATCCGGGCCACCTGCTCGGGACGGATCAGCCGCGAGTTGCCGCCGCCGAGGTAGAGCCGGTCCCAACAGAACACTGGTCGCAGACCGTCGACGACGCCGCGTACCCGCCGGGACCAGAACGCGTCGCCGAGCCGGCGGCGTTCGTGCTCGCCGACGTAGGTGTCGTAGCTCTGCCCCCAGCGCACCGGCGCCTGGGACAGCTCCAGGTGCGGGGCGAGCCGGCCGCCGTCGAACAGCGCGCAGCCGAGCCCGGTGCCGAGGGTGAGGACCAGTTCGCAGCCGGCGCCGGCGACCACCCCGGCACCGTGCACCTCGGCGTCGTTGAGCACCAGCACCGGCAGGTCGAAGGCGGCGCCGAGCGCCGCACGGGCATCGAAGCCGGACCATTCGGCGAACAGTCCCGGGTCGACCCTGGTCCGCGGACCGGCCTTCGTCACAT
Proteins encoded:
- a CDS encoding ROK family protein encodes the protein MISTLAIDCGGGGIKASVLDEAGTMRARPLRVPTPYPLPPKRFVDTLRGLSDQLPAADRVTVGMPGMIRHGVVVATPHYVTKAGPRTRVDPGLFAEWSGFDARAALGAAFDLPVLVLNDAEVHGAGVVAGAGCELVLTLGTGLGCALFDGGRLAPHLELSQAPVRWGQSYDTYVGEHERRRLGDAFWSRRVRGVVDGLRPVFCWDRLYLGGGNSRLIRPEQVARMGDDVVVVPNTAGIVGGVRAWTLIRP